Genomic segment of Synechococcus sp. A15-28:
TCTTCGAGGACGGTCTGCTCCGCCAGCTCCGGATCGCTGAGTCGACGTTTGAGTCGTTCCGCCGCGTTCAGCAAAGCGGGCTGCAGTGGCGCCTCCGGGCAGCAGGCATTGGCGATCCAGCGATCGATATCACGTCCCCCCAGCCGTAATCCCGCCTTGCCCAGCACCTCGGCATTGCGCAACCGCTGGCGGCTGCTCTCCCCCAGCTGACGTCCACCCAGTCGCAGCAACTGGGCGATCGGCGCCGCCTTGCCTTCTCCCCCCTGCAAGGCCACCAGCGCCAGGTCGAGGGTGCTGCCGCCGAGATCGACCACGAGCAGTCGCGCCCCTGGGGGAAGGCTGGCCCCCAGGGCTGCCGCGGTGGGCTCATCCACCAGGGCGATCTCCTCCACCGGCAGCGCACTGCAGGCCTCCAACAGCCAGCTGCGGTAGTCGCGATAGGTCTCAACTGGCGCTGTCAGCACCAGGCGTTCCACCCGCAGCGTCTGGGGTAGGTGCCTCCAGATTGCTTCGAGCAGCAGGGCTCCGGCCTTGGCCGCCCGATCGCTCAGGTCCCGGCTGCCGGCCTCGGCGCTGCCGATGTGGCGCTTGAAATCCCTGGCCAGGTGGGGATCGTCCAGGTCGGCACGTCCCGCCTCAATCACCTGTTGCCCGATCAGAGGGGATTCGTCGCCCAGCCACAGCAGGCTGGGGACTTCACCCCTCAGTTGGCTGATGGGGGGCAGGTCCAGCAGGCGTGGGCTGCTTCCGTCAGTTGCAGCGAAGGCCACCACCGATGTGGTGCTGCCCAGGTCGATGGCCAGCGTGCCTGGTTGAGATGAATTCTGAAGCTTTTCTTCTCCCACGCCGGTCCAGACCGTGATGAGGGCACGGTGAATGAAGATTGAGATTAGTGGGACCCGCCTGGATGGATCGCCTGCAGCAGCTGATTTTTTCCTTCTATCGGGAAGATCCCCTGATGGAAGAGCTGCTGGAACCCTTGCGGGATTGCCGTATGCGTCGCAGTTGGGGCAGCATCCGGATCGAGTGCCTCGATGCCGCCCATCTCGAGCAGATCAGTGGGTTGCTGGTCCACCTGAGGCTTCCACTGGCAGCCCTGGGGCTCGGACGTCAGATCGTGCTGCGGGTGCCCGGCTCCCTGCAGCGCAGCTATCCGATGCATGTGCCGTTCCACAGCGACCAGCTGGCTTGAGGTGGCCCATTAAGGTGAAGTCTTGTGTGGGACCTGCACGTGATTTCTGCCGGGGTGGATTCCAGTGACCTCGCCAAACGCGGCGAAAGCCTGATTCGGCAATCCAGCAACCGTTACCTCACCACGGTGCGCATTGCCTTCCGGGCCAAGCAACGCCGCTTTGATGACTTCGACGGACTGTTGGAGGAATCCAGCGTGAAGCCCGTGCAGCGGGCCATCGTGGAACTGAGCGACGAGCAGGATCAGCCTGATCTGCTGCCCGGCTGATGGCGGCAGGGTCGTGATTCAGCAGGAGGGTCCCGGTTGGCGATTGGCCCGGGATCCCATGCGTGGCCAACACCCCGTCCTGATCGGAGGCGAGGGATGGGCTTTTGAACTCACCGAGGACGAGTGGGCAGCCCTGGCAGACCTGGTGCTGACCCTTGAACGCCAGCATCGAGCGCTGGTGGATCAGCTGATGGCTGAGGAAGCGATTGAGTTGGAGCTGGATCGCGGGCTCTGGTGGGGATGTCTGCAGGGGGATCGGGCCAGCTGGAGTGTGTCGGTGGTGCTCACTCCGGCGGCGGGCCGAGGGGTGGAGGGCCACTGGCCCTCCACGGCGAGTGCGGCGATGGTCGCGGCGATGAGAACGCTGTGGGACAACCGCAATGATCAGTGCAACTGATCGTTTGGCACTGACTGATTTCTTCCACGGGGCGCCGCTAGCTTGTGCACAGCTTTTCCACAGGGGTTTGCCGTTGATGCGCTAGGGCGCTTGCCGCTGTGGAAAAGGCGGTTGGCGGCGTCGGCTTGGTTGACGAGAAGTGGCCTCGGCCCGGTTGGCGATCGACTGGGGCGATCCGTGGCCAGGACTGCAGTCATGGCTTTGATCTCAGGCGGAGACCGATGCGAACGGCGGGATTGGCGTCGCCCTTGACGCGGTCATGCCCGTGTGGAGAAGTGGTGAGCAATCGGGAGCGACGAGATGCCTCAGCAGCAGGAGTCCATGGCCATCGATGACGACAGCGTCGTCAGTTTTCAGACCGAGATGCCGTTGCCGCTGCAGCAGGCCATGACCCGTTTCATCGAGGGGCATCCCAACTGGGATCAGTACCGCCTTGTCCAGGCGGCCCTGGCGGGGTTCCTGGTGCAGAACGGGATTGAGTCCCGGGAGATCACCCGGGTTTATGTGGGCAATATGTTTCGCCGGGAAACGCTGCTGCACGGCGTCTGAGTTCGGCAGCAGGCCATCAGGACCAGTGCGCTGAAGGGCAGGCTCAGCAGCAGACCCAGGGAGGCGCCGATCAGTCCGAGCAGATTGATCCCACTGAGCAATCCCAGCAACGCCAGCATCTTGAGGCCGTTGTGGCGCACCAGCTGTCGGCTGTGGTCCATTGCCTGAAGGGCGCGGAGGCGATGGTGCACCAGCAGCGGCAGTGCCAGCACCTGGCTGAACATCCAGCACAGCATCAGCAGTCCTCCACTCACCACCACAACTCCGGCCAGGGTGGTGCTCAGCCGGCCAGCGGCCCAGCTCAGGGTCTGGATCAGGGCCAGGCCCCCCAGCACGAGCAGCAGCTCGAACAGCACCAGTCCTGTGGCCTGTCGCAGCAGCCAGCTCCAGCGGATCGGTGGCTCAGGTCTCGACTCCGGTGGCAGCAGCTGGTCCGCCAGCTTCAACAGTGCCAGGAGTGGCAGCAGGGGGAGCACCAGGCTGGCAACCACCGCAAGATCCCCTAACCAGGTCAAGCCGAGCCGGCGCAGATCCTCGCCAAGGAGGGCCGGACCGATGGCGCTGAGCAGCAGGACGTTCGCCAGCCCCACGCAGCGCCAGGGTGCCTTCCCGAAGCCGATCCAGGCCCGCGGGAGCAGCGTGACCAGAGGCAGCTCAGTGGAGGGGGCCAAGGCGTTCCAGCAGGTCGGCGGCTGTGGCAGCCGGTACCGGCAGGATCGAGAGGCGGTTGCCGCGTTTGATCACGGGCAGTTGCTTCTCGCTGTAAAGCTCCCGCAGTTGATTGAGGCTCAACAACTCTCGGAACTCCCCCATAAAGCGCAGCCTGGCGCAGTCCCAGCGCGGTTGTTCGCGCTTGGATTTCGGGTCGAAATACTTGGCGTCCGGATCGAATTGGGTGGGATCCACCAGGCCGATCTCCTCCACCTCCATCAGACCGATGATTCCGGGAGGCTTGCAATTCGAGTGGTAGAAAAAGGCCTGGTCGCCGATGGCCATGGAACGCATGAAGTTGCGGGCCTGGTAATTGCGGATGCCATCCCAGAGCGTGCTGCCTTCACGACGAAGATCGTCGATCCCATAGGCCTCGGGCTCGCTTTTCATCAGCCAGAAGGCCACGTGCAGATTTCCTCGCAAGTGTTTTCATCATCCGCTCTTCTGCTGGGAGCAGTGGATTAATCGATTCGATTTGTCTCAGTTGCTTCCGCTTTGCACCTGGTGAATCAGCTGTTTGAAGTGATCGCCCCGCGCTTCGAAATCGCGGTACTGATCAAAGCTGGCGCAGGCCGGTGAGAGCAGCAGGTTGGAGGCTCCCAGCGCCTCTGCACGCTGAACGGCCTGGTCCACAGCAGCGGACAGGTCGTTGCAGAGGCTCAGCGGACCAGGGAAGCCTGACGTGGTGATTAGCCCCTGCAGTTCCTCGGCGCCAGCCCCGAAAAGCACCACGGCACAGGCCCTGCGGTTCAGTTCCGCAAGCCAGTCGCTGGCATCCCCCTGCTTGGTGGTTCCCCCCGCCAGGACCACCACCGGACCCCGCATGGCCCGCAGCCCCACTGCAGCAGCGTCGTAATTGGTGGCTTTGCTGTCGTTGAAGACCTGCGCGTTTCTGATGCGCCCGAGCGGTTCGAGGCGATGAGGGACTCCCGGGAAGGAACGCAGCCCCGCTTCGATTGATGCAGGGCTGAGGCCGATCTGCAGCGCCG
This window contains:
- a CDS encoding DUF1818 family protein, translated to MIQQEGPGWRLARDPMRGQHPVLIGGEGWAFELTEDEWAALADLVLTLERQHRALVDQLMAEEAIELELDRGLWWGCLQGDRASWSVSVVLTPAAGRGVEGHWPSTASAAMVAAMRTLWDNRNDQCN
- a CDS encoding DNA-directed RNA polymerase subunit omega, encoding MISAGVDSSDLAKRGESLIRQSSNRYLTTVRIAFRAKQRRFDDFDGLLEESSVKPVQRAIVELSDEQDQPDLLPG
- a CDS encoding EVE domain-containing protein: MKSEPEAYGIDDLRREGSTLWDGIRNYQARNFMRSMAIGDQAFFYHSNCKPPGIIGLMEVEEIGLVDPTQFDPDAKYFDPKSKREQPRWDCARLRFMGEFRELLSLNQLRELYSEKQLPVIKRGNRLSILPVPAATAADLLERLGPLH
- a CDS encoding DUF2811 domain-containing protein, coding for MPQQQESMAIDDDSVVSFQTEMPLPLQQAMTRFIEGHPNWDQYRLVQAALAGFLVQNGIESREITRVYVGNMFRRETLLHGV
- a CDS encoding Hsp70 family protein → MGEEKLQNSSQPGTLAIDLGSTTSVVAFAATDGSSPRLLDLPPISQLRGEVPSLLWLGDESPLIGQQVIEAGRADLDDPHLARDFKRHIGSAEAGSRDLSDRAAKAGALLLEAIWRHLPQTLRVERLVLTAPVETYRDYRSWLLEACSALPVEEIALVDEPTAAALGASLPPGARLLVVDLGGSTLDLALVALQGGEGKAAPIAQLLRLGGRQLGESSRQRLRNAEVLGKAGLRLGGRDIDRWIANACCPEAPLQPALLNAAERLKRRLSDPELAEQTVLEETWNGAADQPLRMSRRQLEALLEERGLAEALRQLLEATLTGGRRHGCDLTELDAVVAVGGGAQLPWLRRWLEKNTAPAPLLTPPPVEAVALGALSLTPGVSIRDVLQHGVSLRIWDQRSQQHRWHPLFVAGQPWPSPQPFELVLAASRNGQTELELVFGEPSSERRFRVIEVNGLPIIQREEEDDLRHQPWPEASAPLPLDPPGRAGEDCLRLRLQLDAEARLQAEVTDLRSGRRLPDLHLGHVR